The bacterium DNA segment CGCCGAAAATGTAACTCGAATCAAGATTCGTTGGCCATGCGAGAACACTGAACGAGCGACTGATATTCATCTGAGTTACAGGGGGACCAACTTTTATGGGGTCTGGTTCGGGGCAAACATAGCTTACTCCATCCACTCTAACGATAACCCATGATGACCACGGCGGAGAAGGAAAGAAGTATGTTAACGACTTATTGTCAGGGTAGGTCCCAATGTTAAACCTTCCCGTGGTGGTCTTAAGCTGAACCGTTATGTAATCATTATGCGCTTGTATGACGGACTCTGTTTCGAGAGCATTTTCGTTGGCAATCTCTTTAAATGAAGAGGAATAAGCGGCACTAAGAAATGTTAATACACAAACTATTGCCGCCAAATATCTACGCATTTCAAATCACCTCCAAAATATAAATTCATCAAATTTAAATATGCTGAAAAATAAATCTCAGTCAATTTATTTAAAGAAAATAATAGTGTATAATTAGCATAAATATTAAAATATTCAAAATTACAGCTTCATAATGACAATTCAATAGTTACATTCAAAATTAAGTTATTATTTTAATAATCCAGTTTCTCGCTTATGGATTTCGCCTGTGTGAATAGAAGCAGGTAATCCCTGCCACCAGCTTTAGAGTCGGTTCCGGACATGTTAAATCCGCCGAATGGATGAACATCGACTATGGCACCAGTGGACTTTCTGTTTATGTAAAGATTTCCAACATGGAGCTCTCTTTTTGCCCTGTGAATCCTTGATCTGTCACGGGAGTAATATGAACCAGTTAATCCATAAACAGTACCATTGGCTACCTTTATTCCCTCATCGAGGTCTTTAACCCGCACAACTGTGAGAACTGGACCGAAAATCTCTTCCTGCTCTATTCTTGCGCCGGGCTTGACATCACCAAAAATTGTCGGCTCAATAAAATAACCGGGTAAATCCGAGACCTTATTCCCGCCAGTCAGCAACTTGCCCTCGCCTTTTCCTATCTCAATGTACCCGAGAATGTTCTTTTCAGCGCGCTCGTTTATTACCGGACCAAGCCAGTTCTCATATTTTTCAACCGGTCCTATAGTTATCTTTTTCGTCTGCTCGACCACTCTTTCTATAACTTCATCGTACACGCTATCAAAAATTATCGCCCTTGACCCCGCCGAACACTTCTGCCCTTGGAAACCGAATGCTGAAACCACAATCCCGGTGGCAGCAGCATCAAGGTCCGCTGTCTCGTCAACCATAACGAAATCCTTGCCACCCATCTCAGCTATAACACGCTTTATCCAAATTTGTCCGGGCACGGTTTTCGCAGCACGCTCGACAATATCAAGACCAACCTGCATGGAACCTGTAAACGCTATAAGCCTCGTCTTAGGATGCTCAACCATGTGGACCCCAGCTACTGCGCCGGAACCGGTGACGAAATTAAGCACATCTTTTGGAAGGCCCGCTTCGTAAAGCAAGTTAGCAACCTGCCAACCGCACGCTGGCGAGTCGGACGACGGTTTAAGAACCACGGTGTTCCCGGCTACGAGCGCCGCAGAGGTCATACCGCCAAGAATCGCCATAGGAAAGTTCCACGGTGGAATAACCACGCAAACCCCAAGCGGAATGTACTTTATCTGATTGAACTCGCCGGGAAGATGGGTCAGGTCATCACGCTGGTTGTATCTTATCATCTCCCGCGCGTAGAACTCGAACATATCGATCATCTCAGCCACATCAGCTATAGCCTCAAGCCAGTTTTTCCCTACCTCAAGAATCTGCCACGCAGCCAGCTCGAACATTCGTTTTCTTGCCAGGGCGGCAGCGCGAAGAAGAATAGACGAGCGCTCCTGAACAGGCATCCAGCGCCAGCTATCAAAACGCTCATGGGCAAGGTCTATGGCTTTTTTGGCAAGCTCTGGCGTCGCTTTCTGGAAAACACCTATAACCTGTGACGGCTCCGAGGGATTGACTGACTTGAATGTCGCATCCGACTTAACGCTCTCCCCGCCTATTATAAGGTCGTATTCCCTGCCAAGCTCCGATTTTACCTTAGCTAAAGCATCCTCCATTTTCTTGCGATTCTCGGGAACGCTGAAATCAACATACTTTTGCGGGCTAAACGGCGGAAGCATGGCTACCTCCTTTTATAAAGTTAATTCAAATAGTTTCAGGCTTCAAAAGATAGCAAAAAATAACGCTACAGCAAGAGAAAGATTGCCAGAAACTTATAAACCATTAAATTAGAAAAAGAAAAATTTGCGTAAAAAAATTCTTGACAGAAAATCATTAATAGATATTTTGCAAATCTTGATTTTGTGCTAAAACCCTAATTCGGGGAAAGGTAAAATGGTTGCTGGTCGTAGAAGAACACTTGAAGGGGTAGTTATTTCTGATAAGATGGACAAGACCATAACGGTTCTTGTTGAGCGCCTTACGCCTCATCCGCTTTACGATAAAATTATAAAGAAGCGAACAAAGGTTAAGGCTCACGACCCCAAAAACGAAGCCAGAGTCGGCGATGTTGTAAGAATCATTGAGTCACGTCCGTTCTCAAAAACCAAACGATGGGCACTTGTAGCGATACTTCGCAGAGCGGTTGAAACTGAGACTGGAGGTAAAAAATGATTCTCAGGAACAGCTATCTTAATGTAGCCGACAACTCAGGCGCAAAAATGGTGAGATGCATCGGATTTCTGCACGGAACCAAGAAAAACTATGCTTCGGTAGGACAGGTGATAGTAGTTTCAGTAAGAGAAGCAATGCCCAACTCTCAGTTTAAAAAAGGCGACATAGCATTGGCAGTAATAGTAAGAACAAGAAAACCTATAAGGCGGAAAAACGGAAGTTACATAAAATTTGACGATAACGCTGCTGTAATCATAGACAAAGATGGCGAGCCAAGAGGAACCAGAGTTTTCGGTCCCGTGGCAAGAGAGCTTAGGGAACATGAGTTCACAAAAATAATATCTCTTGCACCAGAGGTCCTTTAAAACCGGGTTCCAAAGGCTAATATGGCAAAAAAGAAGAAGGAAAAAATAAAACCAGTGAGATTGAAACTAAAAAAAGGCGACCTCGTCGAAGTCATAGCGGGCAACGACCGCGGGAAAAGAGGCAAAATACTTAAAGTATTCCCGCGCGAGAGAAAAGCGATTGTCGAGGGTGTGAGGTTCATCAAACGACACACTCGGCCGACTCAAAGAAACCCGCAGGGCGGAATACAGACCCGAGAAGCACCGATTCACATATCAAATCTGATGCTTATATGCCCCAACTGTGGCAACAAGACGAGAGTAGGATACCATTTTCTTGAAGATGGCACCAAGGTAAGAGTCTGCAAGGTTTGCCACGAGATAATAAGTTGATAGGTCGCCAAATTTTGTGTTGAAATTTGTTTTTGCAGGGATAAAATATAGCATAGCAGTTTGAAAAGGTAAAAACTGGTAAACCCTGTTGGTTGCCGTACTCGCCGGCAGCCACAAAGCAGGAGGAACCATGGCAGAGGAAAAATATATACCAAGATACAAAAAGATTTTTTTCGATGAGATTGTTCCAAAGCTTAAAGAAGAGTTGGGTTACAAAAATGTCTATCAGGTTCCGCGTATAGAGAAGATCGTTGTCAATATGGGGGTTGGCGAGGCTGCCCGAAACTCAAAGATTCTTGAAAACGCTGCCAGAGACCTCGAAGCCATAACAGGGCAAAAGCCAAAAGTCTGCAAAGCCAAAAAGTCTATATCTAACTTCAAAGTAAGAAAGGGCATGCCCATAGGACTTAAGGTAACGCTTCGCGGAAACAGAATGTGGGACTTCTTCGATAGACTTATAAACATCGCTATGCCCAGAATAAGGGACTTTCGCGGTGCCGACCCCGACGGATTCGACGGACGCGGGAACTACAATATGGGAATAGATGAGCAAATAGTGTTCCCGGAAATTGAATACGATAAAGTGGACGCAATCCGTGGAATGAACATTAGCATAGTAACAACATCGGAAACCGACGAAGAGGGTTACGAACTTTTGAAAGCCCTCGGGTTTCCGTTTAAAAGGAAGGAGTAAAAGGGATTAACTATGGCGAGAAAAGCACAAATAGAGAAAGCCAAGCGTGAGCCAAAATTTAAGGTGCGCAAGCGCAACCGATGTCAACGATGTGGTCGAGCAAGAGGCTACTACCGCGACTTCGGACTTTGCAGAATATGCCTTCGCGAGCTGGCAAACATGGGCGAGATAGTGGGAGTAAAAAAGGCAAGCTGGTAACCACAGCTTAATCGGGAGGCAAAAATGGGTGTGATAATAGACCCAATAGGCGACATGCTAACCAGAATAAGAAACGCGCAAATGCGCAAGCACCCTACTGTGGTTATGCCATCGAGCAGAATAAAGCAGCAGATAGCACGGGTTCTAACCGAAGAGGGCTACATACGTGGATACAAGGTTATCGCGCTTCCGGGGAACAAAAAGGTCCTTAAAATATACCTTAAATATGTTGACGGCAAGCCAGCTATTCGAGGACTTAAGAGAGTATCGAAACCGGGGCGAAGAATTTACGCGAGGCTTTCTTCAATGCCTGTGGTGCGAGGCGGGTTAGGAACAGCTATCCTTTCTACGCCAAAAGGTGTATTCACCGATAGACAGGCGAGACTGCTCAAAGTAGGTGGCGAAGTGCTTTGCTATGTATGGTAATAGATTTAGAAAGGTTTAGTCGTGGAAGGTGAACGATGTCACGAATAGGAAGACAACCTGTCCCAATACCTCAAGGGGTTACAGTAACTGTTGATAAGGACAATACGGTTAAAGTCAAGGGTCCCAAGGGTGAGCTTGAGCAGTGGGTTGACCCTATAATAGAGGTCAAAGTTGACGGAGACAAGGTCATCCTCTCGCGGAAGGCGGAGACCAGAAGAGCTCGTTCGCTTCACGGACTTTACAGAACGCTCGTTTTCAACATGGTCAAAGGCGTTACTGAGGGTTATGAGAAATCGCTCGATGTTATAGGAGTAGGCTATAAAGCCGAACAGCGCGGGCGCGGAATCATGCTATCGCTCGGTTTTTCCCATCAGGTTTACTTCGTGCCACCTGAAGGAGTTGAGGTCGTGGTAGAGCCGATGAAGACAAAGGTGATGGCAGAGGGAACTCCGAACCAATATTTGATCGCAAGGATAAAAGTAAGGGGAATCGATAAGCAAAAGGTGGGACAGGTAGCGGCAAAAATAAGAGCTATAAAACCACCTGACCCATACAAGAGCAAGGGCATAAGATACTCTGACGAGAGAGTGAAACTAAAAGTCGGAAAGGCGGGAATCTGATAGCATCAAAATCACTAAAGAAGGAGAGCTATCCCATGCGGCGGACTGAGCTTCTAAAAAAGCGTCTGAGATGGCGAAGGCGTGCGCTAAGGGTGCGGAAAAAAGTCTTCGGCACCGCTGAAAAACCAAGGCTTTGCGTTACAAGAACGCTCAGGCACATTTACGCTCAGCTTATTGATGACACCACTGGTAAAACCATAACATCCGCATCAACGCTTTCTCCTGAAATAAGGGACCAGCTTAATGGAAAGACCAAAACCGAAAAAGCCAAACTCGTTGGAAAACTCATAGCTGAGCGCGCACAAAAACATGGTATAAAAAAGGTGGTTTTCGACAGACACGGTTATAAATACATTGGGAGAGTTAAAGCATTGGCAGACGCTGCCAGAGAAGCTGGATTAGAATTTTAAAAAAGAGGAGACCTAAATTGGCTAAGGAAGGAACAAGAGGCGGGGATTTCATGGAAGGATACGAGGAGAAGGTTATTTTCATAAATCGCGTCGCAAAGGTAGTTAAAGGCGGTAAAAACTTTGGTTTCACAGCAATAGTTGCTGTTGGCGATAGAGCGGGCAGAGTCGGTGTTGGGCTTGGTAAAGCTCGCGAGGTAGCCGATGCTATTCGAAAAGGCGGTGAGATAGCTCGAAGAAACATGAAATCATACCCGCTTTCCGATGGTGGCAGAACAATTCCTCATCCTGTAGAAGCCGATTTTGAAGCGACCAAGGTAATTCTTAAGCCTGCCGCGCCAGGAACGGGAGTTATAGCCGGAAGCGCTGTGCGCGCAATACTTGAGGCGCTCGGAATACAGGACGCGATAACCAAGGTTCTCGGCTCAAGAACGCCTATAAATGTCGTTTACGCCACCATAAAAGCGCTCGACCAACTCGAAAACCTCGAAATGGTTGCGAAAAGACGCTCTATACCCATCGAAAGGCTTAAGATGAGATAGAAAATAATCGAACCAAGGATATGGGACGGAAAATGAAAAAAGTAAAGATAACACAGATAAAAAGCGGAATAGGCTACGATAAAACGCAGAAGGCAACGCTAAAATCCCTGCGACTCGGCAAAC contains these protein-coding regions:
- the rplN gene encoding 50S ribosomal protein L14; the protein is MILRNSYLNVADNSGAKMVRCIGFLHGTKKNYASVGQVIVVSVREAMPNSQFKKGDIALAVIVRTRKPIRRKNGSYIKFDDNAAVIIDKDGEPRGTRVFGPVARELREHEFTKIISLAPEVL
- the rplX gene encoding 50S ribosomal protein L24, coding for MKLKKGDLVEVIAGNDRGKRGKILKVFPRERKAIVEGVRFIKRHTRPTQRNPQGGIQTREAPIHISNLMLICPNCGNKTRVGYHFLEDGTKVRVCKVCHEIIS
- the rpsH gene encoding 30S ribosomal protein S8, yielding MGVIIDPIGDMLTRIRNAQMRKHPTVVMPSSRIKQQIARVLTEEGYIRGYKVIALPGNKKVLKIYLKYVDGKPAIRGLKRVSKPGRRIYARLSSMPVVRGGLGTAILSTPKGVFTDRQARLLKVGGEVLCYVW
- the rpsE gene encoding 30S ribosomal protein S5, whose protein sequence is MEGYEEKVIFINRVAKVVKGGKNFGFTAIVAVGDRAGRVGVGLGKAREVADAIRKGGEIARRNMKSYPLSDGGRTIPHPVEADFEATKVILKPAAPGTGVIAGSAVRAILEALGIQDAITKVLGSRTPINVVYATIKALDQLENLEMVAKRRSIPIERLKMR
- a CDS encoding 50S ribosomal protein L18 codes for the protein MRRTELLKKRLRWRRRALRVRKKVFGTAEKPRLCVTRTLRHIYAQLIDDTTGKTITSASTLSPEIRDQLNGKTKTEKAKLVGKLIAERAQKHGIKKVVFDRHGYKYIGRVKALADAAREAGLEF
- a CDS encoding type Z 30S ribosomal protein S14; amino-acid sequence: MARKAQIEKAKREPKFKVRKRNRCQRCGRARGYYRDFGLCRICLRELANMGEIVGVKKASW
- the rpsQ gene encoding 30S ribosomal protein S17 — its product is MVAGRRRTLEGVVISDKMDKTITVLVERLTPHPLYDKIIKKRTKVKAHDPKNEARVGDVVRIIESRPFSKTKRWALVAILRRAVETETGGKK
- the rplE gene encoding 50S ribosomal protein L5, with protein sequence MPRYKKIFFDEIVPKLKEELGYKNVYQVPRIEKIVVNMGVGEAARNSKILENAARDLEAITGQKPKVCKAKKSISNFKVRKGMPIGLKVTLRGNRMWDFFDRLINIAMPRIRDFRGADPDGFDGRGNYNMGIDEQIVFPEIEYDKVDAIRGMNISIVTTSETDEEGYELLKALGFPFKRKE
- the pruA gene encoding L-glutamate gamma-semialdehyde dehydrogenase, with amino-acid sequence MLPPFSPQKYVDFSVPENRKKMEDALAKVKSELGREYDLIIGGESVKSDATFKSVNPSEPSQVIGVFQKATPELAKKAIDLAHERFDSWRWMPVQERSSILLRAAALARKRMFELAAWQILEVGKNWLEAIADVAEMIDMFEFYAREMIRYNQRDDLTHLPGEFNQIKYIPLGVCVVIPPWNFPMAILGGMTSAALVAGNTVVLKPSSDSPACGWQVANLLYEAGLPKDVLNFVTGSGAVAGVHMVEHPKTRLIAFTGSMQVGLDIVERAAKTVPGQIWIKRVIAEMGGKDFVMVDETADLDAAATGIVVSAFGFQGQKCSAGSRAIIFDSVYDEVIERVVEQTKKITIGPVEKYENWLGPVINERAEKNILGYIEIGKGEGKLLTGGNKVSDLPGYFIEPTIFGDVKPGARIEQEEIFGPVLTVVRVKDLDEGIKVANGTVYGLTGSYYSRDRSRIHRAKRELHVGNLYINRKSTGAIVDVHPFGGFNMSGTDSKAGGRDYLLLFTQAKSISEKLDY
- the rplF gene encoding 50S ribosomal protein L6, coding for MSRIGRQPVPIPQGVTVTVDKDNTVKVKGPKGELEQWVDPIIEVKVDGDKVILSRKAETRRARSLHGLYRTLVFNMVKGVTEGYEKSLDVIGVGYKAEQRGRGIMLSLGFSHQVYFVPPEGVEVVVEPMKTKVMAEGTPNQYLIARIKVRGIDKQKVGQVAAKIRAIKPPDPYKSKGIRYSDERVKLKVGKAGI